ATCAGCAGTTTTACTTCCTATCACAGGATTCGTAAGTGCCGGAATGTTTAACGGTCATGTGAATATGCTTTATGACGACACAATAAACCAATATTATCTAGCTGGTAAACGGAGAGCAGGGTCATATAGTTCTTTAGTCGATTTCTCTTTTAATAATATTCCCGTAACGAAAGAGGCGTATCTCATAGCATTTAGTGTAAATGGTACTACGGTCTCAGAAGCTTGGAGAAAAGAAATTAATACTGGTCAATCATCACCAGACGATGAAATCCATTCAATCATTAAAGATACTAACTCCTCTGGTATCTATATTTCAGGGCGCTATTTTTCAGATGCCGGAGCGTCTGTTTCATTTGGTACTTACACATTCCCTCCTGTATCTTACAATTTGCAGAGACCTTTCGTAATGAAACTGAATTCTAGTGGAAATGTTCAATGGGCAAAAATAGCAGATGGGATTCCTGCAGCAGTGAACAGTAATGGCTACCGTTTTATGAAAGGCAGAATTGTTCAAAATGGAAATGAGATAGGTTTTGCACACGGAAGTTGGGGAAGTGGTTGGGGAAACTATAATATGGTAAGGCCTAGTGGAGATCGTGCTGACCCTATTCTCGTTAGACTAAATAAAGACTCAGGTTCAGTGTTGGAAGTTGCTGATGTTCTTAGTAATTACAATACTGTTGACGAGTTTACTGCAATAGCTGTAGACAACGATGGTAATTATGTTTTAGGAGGTTTTTTTCATCAGCAGTTGTTTACGGATGCTAATGATAATGTACCTACGATGGCTTTAAATGTTACAACAGGTAAGTCTCAGAATTTCTTTACGAAGTATGCTAAATCAGTATGCAGTGGTTTATCCGTTGAAGAAACGGCTTTAGAGGCAGGTTTACAGTTCTATCCAAATCCAGTTAAGGATGTGCTTAGTATAAAAAGTAAAAATAAACTAGAGAGTTTTGAAGTGTATTCTTCTGTAAGACAAAATGTTTTAAGAGGAAATTTACAGAATACGAATGCTCAAATTAATATGAGTGGATTGACCGCAGGAGTTTATTATTTAAAAGTAAAAACTGAAAAATCTGTGGTTACAGAAAAGATTATTAAAAAGTAATGAAATTGCATTTAGAATGAAAAAATCTTTAAAGAATTTGTGCACACTTTTCTTGCTGTTACCAGGATTATTTATCAGTCAAACGTACCAATGGCAATGGTCAAAACAGGCAGGCGGTCAAACAGGGTCTGTAAGTTCAGGTTTTGATTATCTTAGTGATGAATCGATAAGGGATATCGCTGTCGATAGTGACAATAATACCTATTATTTGGCAACTATTTGGGCACAAAACCAAAATCTAGATGGTACAGTCGTCACTAGTTATCACCAACGAGATTTATTTTTATTTTCTACAGATTGTCAGGGAAATATACGATGGTCTACTACTATAGGAGGGAAGGGAAGTAGTGAAAACGCTTGGAATATTGAGCTAGATAATAATGGAGGTATTTATTTGCTTGCTACTATTTATTCAAATTCTCAAATCGGTGATCCAGAGATGGTACCTATTCATTTAGATAATACTACGACACTACCACCTTATACTTATGTTGATCTTACAACAACGGATCCTGGATGTAAATCTTCATTTTTGTTAAAGTATAATACAGCAAATGGCAATCTAGCTTGGAGTAAATCTTTACAAGGTGATGTTTCTTTGACGTCAAGAGTTTGCGATTCACAGATGATGTATATGGATTCTGCTAAGAATATTCATGCTATCTTAGGCTTTAGAGCGGGTACGCATTTGAATTCAATGATAACAGTTCCTTCTTCATTTACAAACACAAGTCAGTACTTTATGGTTAAGTTTGATTATGATGGAGGAAATATGACCCCTTCATCGGCGGTACTATTACCAATTACTGGGGATTTAAATGCTGGAGTAACCAACGGGCACGTCAATATGCTTTATGATGATTCAATTAACCGTTATTATTTAGCTGGTAAACGGAGAGCAGGATCATATAGTTCTTTAGTCGATTTTTCTTTTAATAATATTCCTGTTACCAAAGAGGCGTATCTCATAGCATTTAGTGTAAATGGTACTACGGTCTCAGAAGCTTGGAGAAAAGAAATTGATACAGGTAAATCATCACCAGACGATGAAATCCAGTCAATCATTAAAGATGCTAACTCCTCTGATATCTATATTTCAGGGCGCTATTTTTCAGATGCCGGAGCGTCTGTTTCATTTGGTACTTACACATTTCCTCCTGTATCTTACAATTTGCAGAGACCTTTCGTAATGAAACTGAATTCTAGTGGAAATGTTCAATGGGCAAAAATAGCAGATGGGATTCCTGCAGCAGTGAACAGTAATGGCTACCGTTTTATGAAAGGTAGAATTGCTCAAAATGGTAATG
The sequence above is a segment of the Chryseobacterium turcicum genome. Coding sequences within it:
- a CDS encoding T9SS type A sorting domain-containing protein, coding for MKKSLKNLCTLFFLLPGLFISQTYQWQWAKQAGGQTGSVSSGFDYINDESIRDIAVDSDNNTYYLATIWAQNQNLDGTAVTSYHQRDLFLFSTDCQGNIRWSRTIGGTGTSEHAWNIELDNNGGLYIMTNIFNQGYANQPSSITTHFDDTHTIPLITATDNNTVDQGVKTGYLLKYNTTNGNLIWSKPLQGDVTMALQQCDSQMMYMDSAKNIHAILGFCAGTHLGGLINVPSTYTSSYQYFLVKFNYDGGNMTPASAVLLPITGFVSAGMFNGHVNMLYDDTINQYYLAGKRRAGSYSSLVDFSFNNIPVTKEAYLIAFSVNGTTVSEAWRKEINTGQSSPDDEIHSIIKDTNSSGIYISGRYFSDAGASVSFGTYTFPPVSYNLQRPFVMKLNSSGNVQWAKIADGIPAAVNSNGYRFMKGRIVQNGNEIGFAHGSWGSGWGNYNMVRPSGDRADPILVRLNKDSGSVLEVADVLSNYNTVDEFTAIAVDNDGNYVLGGFFHQQLFTDANDNVPTMALNVTTGKSQNFFTKYAKSVCSGLSVEETALEAGLQFYPNPVKDVLSIKSKNKLESFEVYSSVRQNVLRGNLQNTNAQINMSGLTAGVYYLKVKTEKSVVTEKIIKK
- a CDS encoding T9SS type A sorting domain-containing protein encodes the protein MKKSLKNLCTLFLLLPGLFISQTYQWQWSKQAGGQTGSVSSGFDYLSDESIRDIAVDSDNNTYYLATIWAQNQNLDGTVVTSYHQRDLFLFSTDCQGNIRWSTTIGGKGSSENAWNIELDNNGGIYLLATIYSNSQIGDPEMVPIHLDNTTTLPPYTYVDLTTTDPGCKSSFLLKYNTANGNLAWSKSLQGDVSLTSRVCDSQMMYMDSAKNIHAILGFRAGTHLNSMITVPSSFTNTSQYFMVKFDYDGGNMTPSSAVLLPITGDLNAGVTNGHVNMLYDDSINRYYLAGKRRAGSYSSLVDFSFNNIPVTKEAYLIAFSVNGTTVSEAWRKEIDTGKSSPDDEIQSIIKDANSSDIYISGRYFSDAGASVSFGTYTFPPVSYNLQRPFVMKLNSSGNVQWAKIADGIPAAVNSNGYRFMKGRIAQNGNEIGFAHGSWGSVWGNYSLLRPSGSSAEPILVRLNKDSGAVLGMGEVWSNAGSTDEFTAIAVDNDGNYVLGGFFHQQLFTDANDNVPTMALNLTIGKSQNFFTKYAKSVCSNLSVEETALEAGLQFYPNPVQDVLSIKSKNKLESFEMYSSTGQNIKRGNLQNTNAQINMSALTAGVYYVKVKTENSVVTEKIIKK